In Bogoriella caseilytica, the genomic window AGCTTGAGCTTGTCCAGCGCATCACGCAGCACGGGGTAGTCCGAGCCGTCCACCGGATACAGCCCGGAGAAGACCATGGGCTTGGGTTCCTGGTAGCCGCCGAGCGCCTCGGTGGCCGGAACCTTGTCGGCGGTGACGGTGTCGCCGACCTTGGACTGGCGCACATCCTTCACGCCGGTGATCAGGTAGCCCACCTCCCCGACGCCGAGGCCCTGGGTCGACACCGGCTCGGGTGAGATCACGCCGATCTCGAGCAGCTCGTGGGTAGCGCCGGTCGACATCATCTGGATGCGCTCGCGCGGGGTGATCTGGCCATCGATGACCCGCACGTAGGTGACGACGCCGCGGTAGGTGTCATACACGGAGTCGAAGATCATCGCGCGGGCCGGGGCATCGGCCTGGCCCTGTGGCGGTGGGATCTCCTCGACGATGCGGTCGAGCAGTTCTTCGACGCCGTCGCCGGTCTTGCCGGAGACGCGCAGACAATCCTCCGGTTCCCCGCCGATGAGAGTGGCCAGCTCGGCGGCGTACCGGTCCGGGTCTGCCGCGGGCAGGTCGATCTTGTTCAGCACCGGGATGATCGTGAGGTCGTTCTCCATGGCCAGGTAGAGGTTCGCCAGCGTCTGGGCCTCAATGCCCTGCGCGGCGTCCACGAGCAACACGGCACCCTCACACGCTGCCAGGGAGCGGCTCACCTCGTAGGAGAAGTCCACGTGCCCGGGGGTGTCGATCATGTTCAGCGCGTATGGCTTGCCCTCGACCTCCCAGGGCATGCGTACCGCCTGGGACTTGATGGTGATGCCGCGCTCACGCTCGATGTCCATCCGGTCCAGGTACTGCTCCTTCGCCTGCCGTGGTGTGACCACACCGGTGTACTGCAGCATGCGATCGGCAAGGGTCGACTTGCCGTGATCGATGTGGGCGATGATGCAGAAGTTGCGCAGGAGCTCCGGCGCCGTGGCAGCAGGAGTGATCGGGCCACTCATGGCGTTGGTCGCGGGCATACGGGATAGGGCAGAACTCACCCTCCCATCGTCTCACGCATGGAGAGCGGCGGGTCGAGCGCGCGATCGGTGCGCACGTGGAAGT contains:
- the lepA gene encoding translation elongation factor 4, with the translated sequence MPATNAMSGPITPAATAPELLRNFCIIAHIDHGKSTLADRMLQYTGVVTPRQAKEQYLDRMDIERERGITIKSQAVRMPWEVEGKPYALNMIDTPGHVDFSYEVSRSLAACEGAVLLVDAAQGIEAQTLANLYLAMENDLTIIPVLNKIDLPAADPDRYAAELATLIGGEPEDCLRVSGKTGDGVEELLDRIVEEIPPPQGQADAPARAMIFDSVYDTYRGVVTYVRVIDGQITPRERIQMMSTGATHELLEIGVISPEPVSTQGLGVGEVGYLITGVKDVRQSKVGDTVTADKVPATEALGGYQEPKPMVFSGLYPVDGSDYPVLRDALDKLKLNDAALNYEPETSVALGFGFRCGFLGLLHLEIVRERLEREFDLVLISTAPNVSYDVTVEDGTVHRVTNPSEFPEGKIASIREPVVRSTILAPSEFVGVIMELCQSRRGSLNGMDYLSETRVELRYTLPLAEIVGDFFDQLKSRTRGYASLDYEPSGDQVADLVKVDILLNHEQVDAFSAIVHKDNAYSYGVDMAGKLRKLIPRQQFEVPIQAAVGARVIARETIRALRKDMLAKCYGGDISRKRKLLEKQKEGKKKMKSVGRVEVPPEAFVAALTSDAPTGKK